The Elgaria multicarinata webbii isolate HBS135686 ecotype San Diego chromosome 15, rElgMul1.1.pri, whole genome shotgun sequence sequence TCAGTTTCTACTTCAAATTATCCAAGAAGGCACCAAATTCATAATTATACAATATCAGTGCCATGTTGCAATAATTAGTAAGGTTTAGTTAAACATACATGTTCTTGTAAACTggcagaagaaaaaaaatgatacTGCTTTTAACTCACCATTTGCTAAAGGGCTGGTTGAAACCATACTACTTACTATAACCATATTATGCCGTTTATCCACCACTGACAGCAAGATAAACAATAATGTTCTGCATTTAGCTTACCTATGCTATAAAAGCCTGCTTGGGCAAGCTGCTCCTTGCTAACCAAATACCTCCACATTACAAATGTCTTGATTCGGGCTTCATAATCTGCCATAGATGGATTGTGGATGATGTTGTCATTACGAATTTCACTTCTGTCCACCTTAGCATCACCAGACTGATCTGGAACACTTGCAACATTTCCAACATCACGACCAAGGACAAAGAAACACCTCGGGAAATGGCGTCTATGTTCTGACCAAGCTTGATCACAAGATTCCCAGTTTTTCAGTTTCCCCCCACAACAAAAGCACTCAACTTCATCATCAGTGCCAGTGTAATAGAGTCCAGCATTGGCCAGATCCTTTGGTGTGAGAGGAGCATAGGGCGGCCAGTTGTGAAAAGATCTCAACCTGGCTTCTTCATTACACATGGCAGGATTTCTGGGATACAGAGAACCTGAGAGATCCACCACTTGCCCACTCCTCAGCAGATAATCTGCATAGagatcagaggatggatctagagGGGGTTGGAGAGCATTAACTGCAAAGCAATTTTCTGTTCTGCGCAGACAATTTGGGACGGCAGAATGTGTGTCGTTCTTCCCAAAGTTAATGTCATTCATAAATTTGCAGTTCGGAGAAATGGTTTTGTGTCTTTCAGCTGCCGAGTCTCCCTGTCGCCATCCTTCTATGGTTGCGTGACAACTGAAGCACTTTACTTTGTCTCCCTCTCCAGTGTAGAAGAAACCAGCTTGGGATAGATCTGAGGGAGAGACAGGGCAGTGATTCGGGAAACTGATAAATGTTTGTTGCCTGGCGCACTCATCAGCCAGCTCTTGGTCAGGATCGTGTTCTGGAGTAGCAGAAGCTCCACAGTTATCTGGTCCATTACATGTCATCCCTCCTTCACGAATAGGGTTCCAACAAATTTCCTAAATAAGAACACATTTACATTTAGAAATCTAAaagcattaagaaaaaaaacttcATACTTAACATTTGCAAGGCGCCTTTAAGCGTTTAAAGCACTTCACAAGGCTCATCTacttgtaatccttacaacaaccctgtaaaataGGTCAGTATTATTTATCCATCATATTACAGATTGAAGGAAGGGGGTGGTCAGGCTCAGAGAGAGTAGTTTCCTAAAGTCACCTAATAGGTTCTTGGAAATTCAAACCAGGAACATCCTGAATTACAGCTCAGATTAAGCCACTATGCCACACCAGCTCTGTTTATTAATGGTAGTTAGAATTATTACCACAGAATTGTAAATCCAAGAATCAACCTCCTATTCTGAAATCTGAACCAGTATTGGCTCATAACTGAATAATTTAAACACATATACATTAAGTGGGAAGGTGGTTGAGGATATGAAAATATTCAATGTTTTACAGATACATACTACTTGGAGAAACTTCCAGTTTAGCTGGAAAATcataattttaaatgaattgATTTTTATTATCTTTATCCCAATAAGTATTTAGTATGAAATTGTGTTGACAAAGATCTACTGTTCAGTTCAGGTTTATTAAGAATCCACAAAGCTTCAAACGCCATGAAACAGATATTTGATTCCATACAATGGAGGAAAAGGAAACATAAAAATACAGAAGGCAAACTAATAGAACAAAGTAGATTTCCATTGCCCCCACAAATTAAACAAGTTCAAAGCCATGCagtatccccagcctccttccctttccctccctgaagcctctgtTAGATGGgtaaaatcacccatctagctaaaatgcagagtaggaggcacaaggctcctcccactctgcattagATACtaataagcctccaagttcagaggcttaagAGTCCCCAGCGTAGATCTCTTTGGATTGCACCCTCAGTTACTTAAGGTTGTATGTTTATCCATGACAACATAGGCTGTATAAGACTATAAAGACTTTTCTGGGAAGGGAGTAACCATAGGAGAAATAAGTTTGGTTCTTTCAACCCTACAAAATTCCACAACAATAAACACCTGTAATAAATTTGCACGGCCTTGTTGTAGATGACAAGTGCCTCTTTTAATCTGGCAAAAACAAGACTGGAGATTGGGGTGAGCTGCCACCCTTCTTTAGGCCAGATGAAAGATGGAGTCACACTGAGAATCTGACTCTTCCAGAGTTGGGAGAGAGCGAAAAATCAGTGGCAAACATCAGTACTGGCTGGCTACCAAGGCCATTCAAAACGTGAggatcttcacacacacacacagtctgtcACCAATATGCTTTACACAGCAACCATGGgaagtgatttattttatttacatcccacttttcTATGAAAAATGGCGCTCAAGGTTATAACTGATAGCTTTAAAAGATATTCATTCTCTTATTTTTAGATCTCAAAAACTAACACGAAAGCTAAaggattattttattacataaacAGCAATGGACATTCAATTTTACTAATAAATTAGATATATAGCAGCCAACCAGTCTCCAAAATTTGTGATAAAACAAAACCATGCAAATTTGTGTATGTAgtatgccatgaaaagtagtgaagaATAGACTATTCATTATGAACAAGAGAATGTTAGATTTGGCTTATTGGGTGCAGCTAATAACTGGCTCTCTCTTCCAAGGCCCATAAGCTAGTCTCCCTAGTgcacttttaaaatttgattaCTATTTAGAAATCTCTGATCTGTAATATGAACAAGCTTTTAATTTGCTGAAATGAAATGCCTACACAGCTGCAGAAAGGTCAAATACCATCAGATGCCAGCCAGGACAACAATTTACAAGCACTTTTATTCTGAAGTAAGTGGTTTGTGCATATTCCAAATGCAATATTGGAAAAACAAGAATAAATCCCTTTGATCCTCCAACATTCTTTAAATTTACAACTCCTATATGAAGAAATATTACAACTTTGGGGGCTTTTGCCCTCAGTCCTtctcgtgggcttcccagaggcatcagtGATTAGATAGAAATcaatagacctttggtctgatccagcaggatttTTTTATGGACACCCAGGTAAACTGGGGAACAATATTTGTTCAGTCCTTATTTTGATGATTGCATTTAAACGGAGTATAAATCAGTTATTTTCTGAGAAATACACATTCCAACCAAGAATTGCTTAGCATTTCCGGATTTCTTCGCCAAGTACTGAAAGCCCTGGTCTGAAATATGGGGCAAAGGAAAGCATTTGCGCACACAGGCTGAAAAACCACATGATAATAAACATTTGCTTGATTTTGAGACATCCCCTCAAATATAGTCAAACACACTCAAGGATTTGAGTGATTAGAATGGCACCTTTCAAACATCCAATCTATATTTCTATTATATGCCAGCGAAAGGATTAGGGCCAATTGAAGCACCAGAATGCACGTTTGTCacttgtgtgtgcgcacacacacacacacacatgtccagCCGCCATGGCGAACAACCCGTGCTCGTATTTGCACATGACATGCATTTTTCCACAAACAGCAAATGTTTCGTTTATCCTGTAGCTCTGTTGTAAAtgctaaaaaaaccaacaacccacaaCACCCCTTCAAAAAGCCAGATAACTTACGAAGCAAAGGCTAAAGGAAACATTGCAGACGCAGAGAGAGCACTGCCTGTAAATCCTCATCCCACAGATGGTATCATGAAGTGTAGcgatggggaggaggggaataaaactGAGATACCTGCCCCACTCCTCTTGCAAGAAAGGAACTATTAACGTTGAGCATAGTGGGGGTACATAGCAaggtaacatagggtgaccctatgaaaaggaggacagggctcctgtatctttaacagttgcatagaaaagggaatcttagcaggtgttatttgtatgcatgtcacacctggtgaaattccctcttcatcacaacagttaaagttgcaggagctatactgtgaccagatttaaaagagggcagctttaactgttgtgatgaagaggaaatttcaccaggttctccatatacacaaatgacacctgcttgaaattcccttttagatacaactgttaaagatacaggagccctgtcctcctttccatagggtcaccctaggtaacacCTTCTTTCCTTTACAAACCCCACGCCTTataggagggtggggaggaaaggctgtctatgggggggggggttatatgAAAATGAAACGACTGCTTTATCTACCACCCCCCTTCCTTCTACGAAGGAGGAGATGGGGAGAAGAGGACGGGGTTCACCCTTCAGCCCCCCGCCTTTGCTCCTCCTAGATCTGCAGCATTGAGCCCCACTCaatgtgggggcggggagaagggGTGCCGACACCTTCTCCTACCTGCGTGTTCGCttatccagcccccccccccccccccaccaagcaGGGCCAGACCCGGGACACACGGGCACCCCGCTTCCACTCACCGGGTCCTCGCTTCCTCGCAAGACCGAGCAGCTCCTCCGCTTCCACCACCGGCTCTGAGCAGGGCTGAGACGAGAAAATGGCGGCTCCCGCCTTCGCCTTGTCAGCAGCGGGCCTAAGCGCCTCCCAGCGGCCACGGGCCCAGCGGCCACCGCTAGATTCG is a genomic window containing:
- the XIAP gene encoding E3 ubiquitin-protein ligase XIAP, with amino-acid sequence MTCNGPDNCGASATPEHDPDQELADECARQQTFISFPNHCPVSPSDLSQAGFFYTGEGDKVKCFSCHATIEGWRQGDSAAERHKTISPNCKFMNDINFGKNDTHSAVPNCLRRTENCFAVNALQPPLDPSSDLYADYLLRSGQVVDLSGSLYPRNPAMCNEEARLRSFHNWPPYAPLTPKDLANAGLYYTGTDDEVECFCCGGKLKNWESCDQAWSEHRRHFPRCFFVLGRDVGNVASVPDQSGDAKVDRSEIRNDNIIHNPSMADYEARIKTFVMWRYLVSKEQLAQAGFYSIGNGDNVICFHCGGGLQEWKADEDPWEQHAKWFPGCKYLIEEKGQEFVNSVHLTNSLQDSTIEAEETSPIKDEELLQSPVVQNAIQMGFSLDEIRKAIERKRHLSAESYRSVEALVADLINAQKENILSASWEKDLSTEEKLRRLQEEKLCKICMDKTISVALIPCGHLVACTECAEAVDKCPLCCRVIAQRQKIYMS